The Actinomycetota bacterium genomic interval AATCTTTACTAGTTGATTAATTTAGATGACTCTCGCTTGAAGGCCGAAGGGATACGCCATGAGCTTGCAGACCGGAACTACCGTAAGTGTTCTCTACCGAGGCACCCTGGACGATGGAACCGAATTTGACTCCAACGACAGAACAAGTCCACTCGAATTCACACTGGGGCAAAACCAGGTTCTCCCCGCCTTCGAGCAAGCGGTGCTCGACTTGCAGTCAGGGTCGAGTGTCACTATCACCCTAGCGCCGGAAGAAGCATACGGACCACATTACCCCGAGGCGTTGCAAGTCGCCCCTCTCGCAGCCTTCCTTGAGCCCCCGGAGATAGGCTGCTTAGTGCGGTTGGTCAGTGATGACGGGCAGCATCTCGCGGCGACTGTCACCGAAATAAACGAAGATGGTGTGGTTCTCGACTTCAACCACCCCTTGGCAGGCAAGAGTCTGACGTTCACGATAGAGCTGCTTGAGGTCGTGTGTACAGAGGAGAAGTAGACGGTCTATCTTTGGCGCAAGCGTCTCTCGCTCATCTAGTCATCCCAGAGACGACGCTGAACACCTCGGGTGAAACTGCTGCCAAGCCGCCAAACACTTGTAGCGTCGAAATATCCCGGGTTACCGCTGCTATAGCGTTCCCTGACGCGGGAGGCAACGTTTGCGGGGTCGTCAAAAAGATCACTCCCCGAGATGCTCCTATCGCCATGCCCCCTGTCAGGGCATCGGCGAAGTCCTGTCCTGTGGCAACGCCGACGACAGAATAGCTTGACAGGCCGTTCGTCACTCCCCAGCCAGCTACAGCGACCGCCGTGCTGTACCGGTTGTCGCCACCCGCTCTGGCCAATCCCGGTATCCGCACACCAAGCTCTCGGAAAACCGCAGGCGAAACGGCCGCTTGACCTCCTGCGACAAGACCCGAAGAAAAGGTCCCGTGCCTCAGGAAAGAGCCCACGATGAGCGGTACCTCCGTCGGTCGGACGAGTATGACTGGAGCCTTGCCTGCATAAGCGAGAGGCCCTAGCGCCACGGCATCGGCAAAAATATCGCCCCGGGCAACAAAGACTCTGCCCCCGTGCTGTCCGAACTGCATCGCCCTGGCGGCGATGCGGGTGGCGGTCTCATATCGGTCCACGCCACCGATCCTCTCGACATTCAGTCCGAGGCCCTCGAGCTGTTGCCGGACCCTGTGATGTACCGCACCCTCGCCCCCGACAATGATCGCATTTCGAACCCTCAAACGCAGGAGCTCGCTTGAGGCCACACCCGGCAAGTTGTTCGGTCTTGTCAGCAGAACCGGCCCCTCAACACAACCCGCCAACCCTGAGGCGGCAAGCGCATCGGCAAAATCGGTGCCTGTAGCGATTATGACGGTGTCCGCGCTTTCAAAATTATGCTTCGATATCAACGCCGCTGTTTCGTAACGATCGCTGCCGCCCAATCGAATCTTTCTGGCGCCGGCAACAGGATTGACCCTGACTCGCACGACAACTCCGGCGCTGGCGCTGGCTTGATCTTCAGCC includes:
- a CDS encoding peptidylprolyl isomerase; this translates as MSLQTGTTVSVLYRGTLDDGTEFDSNDRTSPLEFTLGQNQVLPAFEQAVLDLQSGSSVTITLAPEEAYGPHYPEALQVAPLAAFLEPPEIGCLVRLVSDDGQHLAATVTEINEDGVVLDFNHPLAGKSLTFTIELLEVVCTEEK
- a CDS encoding cell wall-binding repeat-containing protein, with translation MHSASLSILPKGTLLARVLLVVVILFAGVGWPGKAFAEPYVATGSGKGVYALVSPSFPDGPLGWNRGPVVIRLVALRPGVIYYTWDDVFGVWHRADGPIIAPEGKRVLYSRLVSDSGKVSDMQSTSVRVDYQAPRLRAQAEDQASASAGVVVRVRVNPVAGARKIRLGGSDRYETAALISKHNFESADTVIIATGTDFADALAASGLAGCVEGPVLLTRPNNLPGVASSELLRLRVRNAIIVGGEGAVHHRVRQQLEGLGLNVERIGGVDRYETATRIAARAMQFGQHGGRVFVARGDIFADAVALGPLAYAGKAPVILVRPTEVPLIVGSFLRHGTFSSGLVAGGQAAVSPAVFRELGVRIPGLARAGGDNRYSTAVAVAGWGVTNGLSSYSVVGVATGQDFADALTGGMAIGASRGVIFLTTPQTLPPASGNAIAAVTRDISTLQVFGGLAAVSPEVFSVVSGMTR